In the genome of Saccopteryx leptura isolate mSacLep1 chromosome 10, mSacLep1_pri_phased_curated, whole genome shotgun sequence, one region contains:
- the LOC136382289 gene encoding C-C chemokine receptor type 1-like yields MEISNISKDYDGTTEVNYGNTTLCLYETLRSLGARLLPPLFSLVFVIGLVGNILIVLVLLQHKRLKNMTNIYILNLAISDLLFLFTLPFRIHHYRTDNWVFGNVMCKLLSGILYLGRYSEIFFIILLTIDRYLAIVHAVFAVRVRTVTFGIITSVVSWVLAILTSIPDVFFTHSLSIRGHYICTSFIPRTYYSHWREFLALKLNILGLVLPLVIMIVCYTGIIKILLRRPNERKSKAVRLIFVIMIIFFLFWTPFNLTLSIYAFDDVLSVNYCNHKDQLALAIKVTAVISYMHCCVNPIIYVFVGEKFREYLRELFYRLQSLSPGKWLPFFHTKKQDRTSSISPSSGEQELSDGF; encoded by the coding sequence ATGGAAATTTCAAACATTTCAAAGGACTATGATGGGACCACAGAAGTCAACTACGGGAATACAACCCTGTGCCTATATGAAACCTTAAGGTCTTTAGGAGCTCGGCTGCTGCCACCTTTGTTCTCCCTGGTATTTGTCATTGGCCTGGTCGGCAACATCCTAATAGTCCTGGTCCTCTTGCAACACAAGAGGCTCAAGAACATGACCAACATCTACATCCTCAACCTGGCCATTTCTgacctgctcttcctcttcacGCTGCCCTTCCGGATTCACCACTATCGGACAGATAACTGGGTGTTCGGCAATGTCATGTGCAAGTTGCTGTCGGGGATTTTATACTTAGGTAGGTACAGCGAGATCTTCTTCATCATCCTGCTGACCATCGACAGGTACCTGGCCATCGTCCATGCTGTGTTTGCCGTTCGGGTCCGGACTGTCACATTTGGTATCATCACCAGCGTAGTCAGCTGGGTCCTGGCCATCCTGACTTCAATTCCAGACGTTTTCTTTACACATTCCCTGAGCATTAGAGGTCATTACATCTGCACCTCATTTATCCCTCGTACATACTACAGTCATTGGAGAGAGTTTCTGGCTCTGAAACTGAATATCCTGGGGCTGGTCTTGCCTCTGGTGATCATGATCGTCTGCTACACGGGGATCATAAAGATTCTGCTCAGACGGCCCAATGAGAGGAAGTCCAAAGCCGTGCGTCTGATTTTTGTCATCATGAtcatctttttcctcttttggaCACCCTTCAATCTGACTCTGTCTATTTATGCTTTTGACGACGTCCTTTCAGTCAATTACTGTAACCACAAAGACCAACTAGCCCTGGCCATAAAAGTGACAGCCGTGATCTCCTACATGCACTGCTGTGTCAACcccattatttatgtttttgttggcGAGAAGTTCCGCGAGTACCTGCGTGAGTTGTTCTACAGGCTCCAGTCCCTGAGCCCAGGAAAATGGCTCCCCTTCTTCCACACCAAGAAGCAAGACAGGACCAGCTCCATCTCCCCATCTTCAGGGGAGCAGGAACTCTCTGATGGGTTCTGA
- the LOC136382306 gene encoding C-C chemokine receptor type 1-like, giving the protein MEISNISKDYDGTTEVNHGNTTLCLYETVKSLGARLLPPLFPLVFVIGLVGNILVVLVLLQHKRLKNMTNIYVLNLAISDLLFLFTLPFRIHQYRKDNWVYGDVMCKLLSGLYYVGLYSEIFFIILLTIDRYLAIVHAVFALRVRTVTFGIITSVVSWVLAFLTSIPDVFFTHSLSIRGHYTCTSFIPRTYYSHWREFLALKLNILGLVLPLVIMIVCYTGIIKILLRRPNERKSKAVRLIFVIMIIFFLFWTPFNLTLSIYAFDDVLSVNYCNHKDQIALAIKVTVMISYMHCCVNPIIYVFVGEKFREYLRELFYRLQSLSPGKWLPFFHTKNQDRTSSISPSAGEQELSDGF; this is encoded by the coding sequence ATGGAAATTTCAAACATTTCAAAGGACTATGATGGGACCACAGAAGTCAACCACGGGAATACAACCCTGTGCCTATATGAAACCGTAAAATCTTTAGGAGCTCGGCTGCTGCCCCCTTTGTTCCCCCTGGTATTTGTCATTGGCCTGGTCGGTAACATCCTGGTGGTCCTGGTCCTCTTACAACACAAGAGGCTCAAGAACATGACCAACATCTACGTCCTCAACCTGGCCATTTCTgacctgctcttcctcttcacGCTGCCCTTCCGGATTCACCAATATAGGAAAGATAACTGGGTGTACGGCGATGTCATGTGCAAGTTGCTGTCGGGGCTTTATTACGTAGGTCTGTACAGCGAGATCTTCTTCATCATCCTGCTGACCATCGACAGGTACCTGGCCATCGTCCATGCTGTGTTTGCCCTGCGGGTCCGGACTGTCACATTTGGTATCATCACCAGCGTAGTCAGCTGGGTCCTGGCCTTCCTGACTTCAATTCCAGACGTTTTCTTTACACATTCCCTGAGCATTAGAGGTCATTACACTTGCACCTCATTTATCCCTCGTACATACTACAGTCATTGGAGAGAGTTCCTGGCTCTGAAACTGAACATCCTGGGGCTGGTCTTGCCTCTGGTGATCATGATCGTCTGCTACACGGGGATCATAAAGATTCTGCTCAGACGGCCCAATGAGAGGAAGTCCAAAGCCGTGCGTCTGATTTTTGTCATCATGAtcatctttttcctcttttggaCACCCTTCAATCTGACTCTGTCTATTTATGCTTTTGACGACGTCCTTTCAGTCAATTACTGTAACCACAAAGACCAAATAGCCCTGGCCATAAAAGTGACAGTCATGATCTCCTACATGCACTGCTGTGTCAACcccattatttatgtttttgttggcGAGAAGTTCCGCGAGTACCTGCGTGAGTTGTTCTACAGGCTCCAGTCCCTGAGCCCAGGAAAATGGCTCCCCTTCTTCCACACCAAGAACCAAGACAGGACCAGCTCCATCTCCCCATCTGCAGGGGAACAGGAACTCTCTGACGGGTTCTGA
- the LOC136382348 gene encoding C-C chemokine receptor type 1-like: MEISNISKDYDGTTEVNHGNTTLCLYETVRSLGARLLPPLFPLVFVIGLVGNILVVLVLLQHKRLKNMTNIYVLNLDISDLLFLFTLPFRIHYYRKDNWVFGNVMCKLLSGLYYVGLYSEIFFIILLTIDRYLAIVHAVFALRVQTVTFGIITSIVSWVLAILTSIPDVFFTHSLSIRGHYICTSFIPRTYYSHWREFLALKLNILGLVLPLVIMIVCYTGIMKILLRWPNERKSKAVLLIFVIMIIFFLFWMPFNLTLSIYAFDDILSVNYCNQKDQLALAIQVTAVISYMHCCVNPIIYVFVGKKFREYLRELFYSLQSLSPGKWLPFFHTKNQDRTSSMSPSAGEQELSDGF; this comes from the coding sequence ATGGAAATTTCAAACATTTCAAAGGACTATGATGGAACCACAGAAGTCAACCACGGGAATACAACCCTGTGCCTATATGAAACCGTAAGGTCTTTAGGAGCTCGGCTGCTGCCCCCTTTGTTCCCCCTGGTATTTGTCATTGGCCTGGTCGGCAACATCCTGGTGGTCCTGGTCCTCTTGCAACACAAGAGGCTCAAGAACATGACCAACATCTACGTCCTCAACCTGGACATTTCTgacctgctcttcctcttcacGCTGCCCTTCCGGATTCACTACTATCGGAAAGATAACTGGGTGTTCGGCAATGTCATGTGCAAGTTGCTGTCGGGGCTTTATTACGTAGGTCTGTACAGCGAGATCTTCTTCATCATCCTGCTGACCATCGACAGGTACCTGGCCATTGTCCATGCTGTGTTTGCCCTTCGGGTCCAGACTGTTACATTTGGTATCATCACCAGCATAGTCAGCTGGGTCCTGGCCATCCTGACTTCAATTCCAGACGTTTTCTTTACACATTCCCTGAGCATTAGAGGTCATTACATCTGCACCTCATTTATCCCTCGTACATACTACAGTCATTGGAGAGAGTTTCTGGCTCTGAAACTGAACATCCTGGGGCTGGTCTTGCCTCTGGTGATCATGATCGTCTGCTACACGGGGATCATGAAGATTCTGCTCAGATGGCCCAATGAGAGGAAGTCCAAAGCCGTCCTTCTGATTTTTGTCATCATGAtcatctttttcctcttttggaTGCCCTTCAATCTGACTCTGTCTATTTATGCTTTTGACGACATCCTTTCAGTCAATTACTGTAACCAGAAAGACCAACTAGCCCTGGCCATTCAAGTGACAGCCGTGATCTCCTACATGCACTGTTGTGTCAACcccattatttatgtttttgttggcAAGAAGTTTCGCGAGTACCTGCGTGAGTTGTTCTACAGTCTCCAGTCCCTGAGCCCGGGGAAGTGGCTCCCCTTCTTCCACACCAAGAACCAGGACAGGACCAGCTCCATGTCCCCATCTGCAGGGGAGCAGGAACTCTCTGACGGGTTCTGA